Proteins encoded by one window of Deinococcus radiodurans R1 = ATCC 13939 = DSM 20539:
- a CDS encoding aminotransferase class IV, with the protein MEKDLRPSLNQHPATIHGFSAFTTVRLQEGAALLWPEHWARLAGTCAVLGLPAPDEHLPALPAGTHLLRVTVTDEGTFHQFRPLNTGPRPLGGVAVVLTDWQTHPQLAAHKTGNYLPYRLAGAQATAAEAFEGWLTDAAGHVVDGSRTSPVLDFGGRLVVPTGGLPGTTRALWLAGHPHEERPVHVSELPQVTRAWICGAGVGVVPVARLGKRELPVRWPAVTHPALAWPK; encoded by the coding sequence ATGGAAAAAGACCTGCGCCCCTCTCTCAACCAGCATCCAGCCACCATCCACGGCTTCTCCGCCTTCACCACCGTGCGTCTTCAGGAGGGCGCGGCGCTGCTGTGGCCGGAGCATTGGGCGCGGCTGGCGGGAACGTGCGCGGTTCTAGGGCTGCCTGCACCGGACGAGCACCTGCCCGCCTTGCCCGCTGGCACGCACCTGCTGCGCGTCACCGTGACCGACGAGGGCACCTTTCACCAGTTTCGGCCCCTGAACACCGGCCCCCGGCCCCTGGGCGGCGTGGCGGTCGTCCTCACCGACTGGCAGACACACCCGCAACTCGCGGCGCACAAGACCGGGAATTATCTGCCCTACCGATTGGCGGGGGCGCAGGCGACGGCGGCGGAGGCCTTTGAAGGCTGGCTGACCGACGCGGCGGGACACGTGGTGGACGGCTCGCGCACCTCGCCGGTGCTGGACTTCGGCGGGCGGCTGGTCGTGCCGACGGGCGGGCTACCAGGAACGACGCGGGCGCTCTGGCTCGCCGGGCACCCGCATGAGGAGCGGCCGGTGCACGTTTCCGAACTGCCGCAGGTCACGCGGGCCTGGATTTGCGGTGCGGGAGTCGGGGTCGTGCCGGTGGCGCGGCTCGGGAAGCGCGAATTGCCGGTCCGCTGGCCCGCCGTTACGCATCCGGCGCTGGCTTGGCCGAAGTAA
- a CDS encoding aminodeoxychorismate components I/II, producing MLSPADALLRLRAAGLPGIALLESLGPVLPYARFTFLSAAPTCVQHTLPELPAPDAFFPAWLGGLKYEAAREFGLAAHPASGPAQWWGFYPSGLVWDREAGTLSVVGEPHLDWAALLASDPAPLPSLTVGDFGADDVDYPAGVRAVQELIRAGEVYQVNLSRGVSAPAQGDPLAAYLRLREVNPSPFMAFLDMGNEVVVSCSPERLVDWAVSEGGGISARPIAGTRRRGDTPEEDAAFEAELRASPKEVAEHTMLVDLVRHDLGAVAAPGTVSVPDLMLVERYSHVMHLVSEVTATARAGLTLPDLLAATFPGGTITGAPKARVMDAIAALEPGPRGWYTGGAGLVSGRRVDVNILIRTAEFVLDTAAGSPATPPRWTVTVRAGGGTVIDADPAREARETVHKAQALLSVLAGVPGRPAQAGQPPVPGRPWTPPPVPKQAQTPLRVLVLDNRDSFTWNLAHDLLALGAMVDVRSQDEDAETLLASRPDAVLVGPGPGTPQTSGCTLALTRRCLERGVPLLGVCLGHQALGEVLGGRVERAEPVHGRPERVQHGGAGLFAGIENGAAFGRYHSLVVRGLPDELVTARSEGGEIMALAVPGKPAWGVQFHPESVLSPAGRVLLGNWLRAVAGSAALRGEG from the coding sequence GTGCTCTCCCCCGCCGACGCCCTCCTCCGCCTCCGCGCCGCTGGCCTGCCCGGCATCGCCCTGCTCGAATCGCTGGGGCCGGTGCTGCCCTACGCCCGTTTCACCTTCCTGAGCGCCGCGCCGACCTGCGTGCAGCACACCCTCCCCGAACTTCCTGCCCCCGACGCCTTTTTTCCCGCCTGGCTCGGCGGCCTGAAGTATGAGGCGGCCCGCGAGTTCGGTCTGGCGGCGCACCCGGCGAGCGGCCCGGCGCAGTGGTGGGGTTTTTACCCGTCCGGGCTGGTGTGGGACCGGGAGGCCGGCACCCTGAGCGTCGTGGGCGAGCCGCATCTGGACTGGGCGGCGCTGCTGGCGAGCGACCCCGCGCCCCTGCCGAGCTTGACGGTGGGCGACTTCGGCGCGGACGACGTGGACTATCCGGCGGGCGTACGGGCCGTGCAGGAGCTGATTCGGGCGGGCGAGGTGTATCAGGTCAACCTGTCGCGCGGCGTGTCGGCCCCGGCGCAGGGCGACCCGCTGGCGGCGTACCTGCGGCTGCGCGAGGTGAATCCGAGTCCGTTCATGGCCTTTCTGGACATGGGCAACGAAGTCGTCGTGTCGTGCAGCCCCGAGCGGCTGGTGGACTGGGCCGTGTCGGAAGGCGGCGGCATCAGCGCCCGCCCGATTGCCGGCACGCGGCGGCGCGGCGACACGCCGGAGGAAGACGCCGCCTTCGAAGCCGAGCTGCGCGCCAGCCCCAAAGAAGTGGCCGAGCACACCATGCTGGTGGACCTCGTGCGCCACGACCTGGGCGCGGTAGCAGCCCCCGGCACAGTGAGCGTGCCCGACCTGATGCTGGTGGAGCGCTACAGCCACGTCATGCACCTCGTTTCGGAGGTCACGGCCACCGCCCGCGCGGGCCTGACGCTGCCAGACCTGCTCGCCGCCACTTTCCCCGGCGGCACGATTACCGGCGCCCCCAAAGCCCGCGTGATGGACGCGATTGCCGCGCTGGAACCGGGGCCGCGCGGCTGGTACACCGGCGGCGCAGGGCTGGTGAGCGGGCGACGGGTGGACGTAAATATTCTGATTCGGACGGCGGAATTTGTGCTGGATACGGCGGCAGGTTCGCCAGCAACGCCTCCCCGCTGGACCGTCACCGTCCGTGCGGGCGGCGGCACCGTCATCGACGCCGACCCGGCCCGCGAGGCCCGCGAAACGGTCCACAAGGCGCAGGCCCTCCTCAGCGTGCTGGCGGGGGTGCCCGGCAGACCGGCGCAGGCGGGGCAGCCCCCGGTGCCGGGTCGGCCTTGGACGCCACCACCCGTGCCCAAGCAGGCACAGACGCCGCTGCGGGTGCTGGTGCTCGACAACCGCGACTCGTTTACCTGGAACCTCGCCCACGACTTGCTCGCGCTGGGGGCGATGGTGGATGTGCGGAGCCAGGACGAGGACGCAGAAACGCTGCTGGCGAGCCGCCCCGACGCCGTGCTCGTCGGTCCCGGCCCCGGCACTCCGCAGACGAGCGGCTGCACACTCGCCTTGACCCGGCGGTGCCTGGAGCGCGGCGTGCCGCTGCTGGGCGTGTGCCTGGGGCATCAAGCGCTGGGGGAAGTGCTGGGTGGCCGCGTTGAACGCGCCGAGCCGGTGCATGGGCGGCCCGAGCGCGTGCAGCACGGCGGCGCGGGGCTGTTTGCCGGGATTGAAAACGGCGCGGCCTTCGGGCGCTACCACTCGCTCGTCGTGCGCGGGCTACCCGACGAACTGGTGACGGCCCGCAGTGAAGGGGGCGAGATTATGGCGCTGGCGGTGCCTGGAAAACCCGCCTGGGGCGTGCAGTTTCATCCCGAAAGCGTGCTGAGCCCGGCGGGACGGGTGCTGCTCGGCAACTGGCTGCGGGCTGTTGCTGGGTCCGCTGCGCTGAGGGGTGAGGGGTGA
- a CDS encoding GNAT family N-acetyltransferase, giving the protein MLPSHPAPAEDWTRPVEMRGRFVALVPLSAVHAAGMCAGADAQTVEFLARGGPQTNTPEEWAAHIERLNSLPHRVNWAVLGPDETVLGRISYSEARPDDRWLEIGTMLLPAGRGTFANPESKLLLLARAFEVLGAGRVQFKVDSRNARSLRALDKLGAVREGTLRQYQVRPDGYARDSVIFSVLADEWEGVKAGLERRLGSGV; this is encoded by the coding sequence ATGCTGCCCTCACACCCTGCCCCCGCCGAAGACTGGACGCGCCCCGTAGAGATGCGGGGCCGTTTCGTTGCCCTCGTGCCGCTGAGTGCCGTCCACGCCGCCGGAATGTGCGCCGGAGCCGACGCGCAGACGGTCGAATTTCTGGCCCGCGGCGGTCCGCAGACGAACACGCCGGAAGAGTGGGCCGCGCACATCGAGCGGCTCAACAGCCTGCCCCACCGCGTGAACTGGGCGGTGCTGGGGCCGGACGAAACGGTGCTGGGCCGCATCAGCTACAGCGAGGCCCGGCCCGACGACCGCTGGCTGGAAATCGGCACCATGCTGCTGCCCGCCGGGCGCGGCACCTTCGCCAACCCCGAATCCAAGCTGCTGCTGCTCGCCCGCGCCTTCGAGGTGCTGGGCGCGGGCCGCGTGCAGTTCAAGGTGGACAGCCGCAACGCCCGTAGCCTGCGCGCGCTGGACAAGCTAGGGGCGGTGCGCGAGGGCACGCTGCGCCAGTACCAGGTCCGGCCCGACGGCTACGCCCGCGACTCGGTGATTTTCAGCGTGTTGGCGGACGAGTGGGAAGGGGTGAAGGCGGGGTTGGAGAGGCGGCTGGGGAGTGGGGTTTAG
- the recR gene encoding recombination mediator RecR, which translates to MKYPPSLVSLIRELSRLPGIGPKSAQRLAFHLFEQPREDIERLASALLEAKRDLHVCPICFNITDAEKCDVCADPSRDQRTICVVEEPGDVIALERSGEYRGLYHVLHGVLSPMNGVGPDKLHIKPLLPRVGQGMEVILATGTTVEGDATALYLQRLLEPLGAAISRIAYGVPVGGSLEYTDEVTLGRALTGRQTVSKPQPPQRPGDEDGADGAAVPASR; encoded by the coding sequence ATGAAATATCCGCCTTCCCTCGTGTCCCTCATCCGCGAGCTGTCACGCTTGCCGGGCATCGGCCCCAAGAGCGCGCAGCGACTCGCCTTTCACCTGTTCGAGCAGCCGCGTGAGGACATCGAGCGCCTCGCCTCCGCCCTGCTCGAAGCCAAGCGCGACCTGCACGTCTGCCCGATTTGTTTCAACATCACCGACGCCGAGAAGTGCGACGTGTGCGCCGACCCCAGCCGCGACCAGCGCACCATCTGCGTGGTGGAAGAACCCGGCGACGTGATTGCGCTGGAGCGCAGCGGCGAGTACCGGGGGCTCTACCACGTCCTGCACGGCGTTCTGAGCCCGATGAACGGCGTCGGCCCCGACAAGCTGCACATCAAGCCGCTGCTGCCCCGCGTGGGGCAAGGCATGGAAGTGATTCTGGCGACTGGCACAACGGTGGAGGGCGACGCCACCGCGCTCTACCTTCAGCGGCTGCTCGAACCGCTCGGCGCCGCCATCAGCCGCATCGCCTACGGGGTGCCGGTGGGCGGCTCGCTGGAATACACCGACGAGGTGACGCTGGGCCGTGCGCTCACAGGCCGCCAGACCGTGAGCAAGCCCCAGCCGCCGCAACGTCCCGGTGACGAAGACGGCGCCGACGGAGCAGCGGTGCCCGCATCCCGCTAA
- a CDS encoding YbaB/EbfC family nucleoid-associated protein has protein sequence MDMKKLMKQMQQAQVAAGKIQDELAAQSVEGTASGLVTVQMNGHGKVTSLKIKPEAVDGDDVEALEDLILAAINDAAEKAEGLQREATAGLGLPGF, from the coding sequence ATGGACATGAAGAAGTTGATGAAGCAGATGCAGCAGGCGCAGGTCGCGGCTGGCAAGATTCAGGACGAACTGGCGGCGCAGTCGGTGGAAGGCACCGCGAGCGGCCTGGTGACGGTGCAGATGAACGGGCACGGCAAGGTGACCAGCCTGAAAATCAAGCCCGAAGCGGTGGACGGCGACGACGTGGAAGCTCTGGAAGACCTGATTCTGGCCGCCATCAACGACGCCGCCGAGAAGGCCGAGGGCTTGCAGCGCGAAGCGACGGCGGGCCTGGGACTGCCCGGCTTTTGA